Proteins from one Gimesia maris genomic window:
- a CDS encoding NPCBM/NEW2 domain-containing protein — protein MRVRRLVVGLLLLILCISNAHPLWAWGKGHRLIRLWAVARLPEWQTELIGQDNLTRLCRDYTSLQDKHAGGKAPQLDAYCLVPGVRLSLHDVNPPTQSATAMQWYLEQIADNLQAGKTDEAMKFLGVLCHWNEDPGCPSAHSSPVTELQLKTLLPPPKDKARLNYLFGAGGFMDSGSYQLAEEKYTPRLLGRTRAEAALRIYEHQKLLRHHAAAHIIPIVQDTMQGDGKKADEHRAAAALANGRHTADVIYTAICLATNHIDDQEFLFEEQPLTDWLPDFRGRMIPHPYYVKPFLLNQAMDAKRQLHPLQIDTTEYETGYGMGTPFELDFVLAPGNVFSRFTCDVGLHPTAGKNGVVLFAVEANGKELIRSKPVRVGDAPVKLDVPLPSSDVLKLSLKTIAAEGSEPSHNLTVWGKPMLKTE, from the coding sequence GGCCTGGGGGAAAGGGCATCGATTGATTCGGCTCTGGGCGGTGGCACGGCTGCCGGAATGGCAAACCGAATTGATCGGGCAGGATAATCTCACCCGTCTCTGCCGGGACTATACTTCGCTGCAGGACAAACACGCCGGCGGAAAAGCCCCCCAGTTGGATGCCTACTGTCTGGTGCCGGGCGTGCGGCTGTCGCTGCATGATGTCAATCCGCCGACACAGAGTGCGACCGCCATGCAATGGTATCTGGAGCAAATTGCCGACAATCTGCAGGCGGGCAAAACCGATGAAGCGATGAAGTTCCTGGGAGTCCTCTGTCACTGGAATGAAGATCCGGGTTGCCCCTCGGCTCACAGCAGCCCTGTCACAGAACTGCAGCTCAAAACACTGCTGCCTCCCCCTAAGGACAAAGCACGACTTAATTATCTGTTTGGAGCGGGGGGCTTCATGGATTCCGGCAGTTATCAACTGGCGGAAGAAAAATACACGCCCCGACTGCTGGGACGGACGCGTGCCGAAGCGGCGCTGCGGATCTATGAACATCAGAAGCTGCTGCGTCACCATGCCGCGGCGCACATCATTCCCATCGTGCAGGATACGATGCAGGGAGACGGGAAGAAGGCGGACGAGCACCGGGCGGCAGCGGCTCTGGCCAACGGACGGCACACAGCAGATGTGATCTATACCGCGATCTGCCTGGCCACCAATCACATTGACGATCAGGAGTTTCTCTTCGAAGAGCAGCCACTCACCGACTGGTTGCCCGACTTCCGGGGACGGATGATTCCCCACCCCTATTACGTGAAGCCGTTCCTGTTGAACCAGGCGATGGACGCAAAGCGGCAACTGCATCCCCTGCAGATTGACACGACCGAATACGAAACCGGCTACGGCATGGGCACCCCGTTCGAGCTGGACTTCGTCCTCGCCCCGGGAAATGTCTTCTCACGTTTCACCTGCGATGTCGGCCTGCATCCCACCGCGGGTAAAAACGGAGTGGTCCTGTTCGCGGTTGAGGCGAACGGCAAAGAACTGATCCGCAGCAAACCGGTGCGCGTGGGGGATGCCCCCGTCAAACTGGACGTCCCCCTGCCCTCGTCTGACGTTTTGAAACTATCCCTGAAGACCATCGCCGCTGAAGGTTCCGAACCCAGTCACAATCTGACAGTATGGGGCAAGCCGATGTTGAAGACTGAATGA